The window GTGACCAAAAGTTGCCATACCTGctggagaagaaggaaaggagtcGCCTAGGGGACACTTATTACCAACTCCTTGTTGGGTGGAGCAATTCCCTGGAGGTGTAGGTACCTTGGTGACAGGTTTCGAGGAGGGGAAAGTGCTCTGGAGGTATTtacattatatttccttttggaTTAGCCCCCATCTTCCCAACCCAATCATTCATTATCTGTCCTTTACCCAGGTCTCAATATTACCAAGGCATTACAAATTATGAGAAACTTTTCAGTAGATGGTTAATCGTGAAAACTCCTTAAGACTACATACCAACCCTTACATCTCTTCTTCCATACCTCTTTAAgaatagaggggctggggttatggctcaatggtagagcacttgcctagcatgtatgaggcactgtgttcaattttcagcaccacatacaaataaatgaataaaataaaggtctatcaacatctaaaaaaaatattaaaaaaaaaagaatagagaagaaaTCCAGCAGAGCAcaatggtgcacacttgtaataccagtgacttgggaggctgagacaggaggattgcaagttccagaccaaccagagcaatttagcaaggtcctaagaaactttgtgagatcctgtttcaaacaAGTAGAAGGgctagggaagtggctcagtggcaaagcactcctgggttcaatacccagtaccaaaaagaacaagaatagaGGAGAGATCCAACTTTTAGCTGAACACAACTGCACATAGAATCAAATATTAAACATTCCAACCAGGCTTGCAATTACAGTGGCCACATGGCTGACTGTTATCAAATAAGATGAAAGCTGAAGTTCTGTGTAGCACCTTTGGAGAATCTCCTAAGAGCAGAAGTGCTCAGTTTTCCTCCTCCgttctttcttcctgccttctgCAATATAAACAAACTGTTAAAGCTGTGTGGTCCCCTGTGGCATAAGCTAACACAAACCTGTTGAAAttagatgaaattaaaatgcagttCCTCAGTCTCACCTGGCAGGTGCTCACTAGCCACTCCCATGTTGGACAGCACAGCAGAGAATATCTCCATCTGTGCTGTGCTTTCTACCTCTGTGCCTGGCAATTTCACCCATTACTTGCTCATTTTTCAGTTACATGTAATCCAAGCTATATCTAAAAGGATACAAGTAATTAATGGGAAAAGAACACAAAACTTACATGCAGAGTAGTTTGCTACACTctatttttctgtaaaggattcttttatattaatttccAAAGAACAATAgggtgaaaaaaatcaataattgaaGATGTTCAAATTCTAAATGACATAGATTATCAATACTTTAGTAACTTAGGAAGACgcttgtttgtctttttttcccttttattagtgtattatagttaaaCATAACAGTTGGGTTAAtgttgacaaaattatacatgctcGGAATTTGATTTACTCATTTCACTCCCTGGTGCGCCCGaccctttttcctcttctcctcccgcTCCCTagtctccttcttctactctcctGAGTTTCctttcactcactcatttatgtatttatttttgattcgTATTTTGTAAATGCACATAGAAGTGGAATGCTCTGTGGCATATTTTTACATGCGTCTGATGAATTTTTGTCAAATTGATTCTGCATTTCCTACCCTTTCCCATTCTTCATCcttccctctcaatctccttctgctccactgatcttccttataTCTTCATGAAATAGGGAAGGGAGTCTCCAACCAAGGAGGTTGCACAGGCCTTAGAAAGCTGGTGACTTTAACCTAGGTCTTAAAGATGGATTGGGTTTTCCCCATGGAAAACGGAGGTCAAGTCATTCCAGGCATATCCTCAGGGATTAATGATGGCCATCCATGGAAAAGGATTAATGTGGACAAGGGAAATTAAGGTTTCCTGCTGCCTTTAAAACCTCTCTTCACCTACAAGTCCCACCTGCACTggcagaaggaagggagaacCCCTAAGACTTACAGTGCCCCAGGGTTGCTCCATCTCTCTGCTAGAGCTCCTGCCTACATTACTGCAACTGATCCTCAAGGAAAGGTGCATGCATCCAGTGAAAATTCAGTGCACATCCTTAACTCCAAAGCCAAGAGGGATCGGTTTTATGATATTCTcttaattgtacataatggtaagGGACAGTGGAGTGACATGGAGATTCTGAGAAGAGAAATAACAACATAGACCCAGACTGTCCACCTCTCCTCGCCAAGAAATGGGCACAAAAAGAATGGTATTGGCATGGTCACTTACAATAAGAGACAGAGGTCTGGAGTACAAATATGtgtggacatcattaccctccCCATTCAATCTTCAAGTGAGGGCAATCATCATTTTCTAATGTTCTATATTTTCCCATCTAGATGACACTACAATGATGGTCTTTTTGTGAAAACATTTTGATTTCATCTTTCCCTGGTAATAGGTAGGATTTATgccattttgatattattttatcaatgttggaaattgtgaccaaaagaccatcTTTTGTGCCAACATGTCACAAGAATTTAAATTGCTCCAGGGACTTTTTTAGTAACCATGATCAGATAGATTGTCTCTAGTAGTAGATACAGAGACAACCCAAAGAACAAAAAAGTTGAAAGACACACTTGTCCACACTGGAAGAGAAAATCAGATTGGTAACCTCATATCCAAATAGTCCCTGAAAATTCCTGTGGTTGGGCATTAATCCTCAAggctgagctatatcaccagttctttgagacagggtctgtctaagttgctgagggcctcactaaattgctaaggaaggccttgaacttgcaattctcttacCTCAACCTCCAGGGTTGAtgatacaggcatgtgccactatgcccagcttgtttcttttttatttttaaatataggtgACTATCATACAGAAGACTaaatagggaagaaaagaaggaaagaaagagagagagacagaaagagagagaaaggaaggaaagaggaagggacaaagggagggagggagggaaggaaggaaggaaggaagaggaggaagtgatTTTAATCTACAAAGTTTTAAAGTATTCTCCTCTATTGAGAGGTGTTATTGGGAGGAATAGCTCCTAATGTTTGAAAGCACAGTACAATAACTATGAATAACAACAATTAACTATTTCAATATAGCTAGTAGAAAGATGTTACTTTTTCCCAATACAGAGATGCTAAATGTCTGAGGTGATGGACATGCCAACTACCCTGATATGCTCTGGTCATTACACCACATGCATGTGTTGAAGCATCATACTGTACCCCACAATTGTGTAAAATAACTAGGtgtcaatgaaaaacaaaaatatgttattctaaaaatgttttttgcatttctattttGCCTTCAACTCATTCAAATCGATGATACTGTGGGAAAACAGTGAGACAATCAGATTCCATAAGATTCGGTGAGAAAATCTGACCTCTTTCTTTGGACGCCACACCAGGACACCTGGGAGTCCCTGGTTATAAGGAATACCACAGTAGCAGTAGCATTAGGTACATATGTTTGTTGCCTGCATTGTTGAATATCCACTGAAGACAAAATCCATTTCAAAATGTTCATACTACTTTGGTCCCTCAATTCTCCTTTCACTCCAACCTTGAGTTCCTTCTGCCCCACAGCTTCCTCATGGCAATTTTCACCTCTGCATTTCTGAGTGTGTAGATGATGGGGTTCAGCATGGGCATGATGACCGTGTAGAACACAGCCACCAGTTTGTCCACAGTGAAGGAGGATGAGGGCCGCATATAAAGGAAGATGGCGGGTCCAAAAAACAAGATGACCACCGTGATgtgagaggcacaggtggagagGGCTTTGCGCCTCCCCTCTGCAGAGTGGTTCCTCAGGCTGGACAGGATGATGATGTAGGAGGACACCAAGATGATGAGGGATAAGACAGAGATTAATCCACTATTGGCCAAGACAACAATCCCTTCCACAAAGGTGTCAGTGCAGGCCAGCTTGAATAAAGGCTGAAGGTCACAAAAATAGTGGTCAATCACATTGGGACCACAGAAGGGCAATGGAACCGTGACAAGAACCTGCATTATAGAGTGAATGAAGCCCCCCAGCCAGGAACCAGCCACCAGCATGTTACATACTTGACGACTTATAATGTTCATGTAATGAAGAGGcttgcaaatggccacatagcggtcataggtcATCACCacaagcaggaggatctcagtgACCCCAAAGAAGTGGAAGAAGAAGATCTGGGTCAAACAGCCCTTCAGAGAGATGGTTTTAACCTTGGCAAGTAAGTCAGTGATGAATTTAGGGACCACAGTAGAGGAGTAACAGATCTCCACCAGGGACAGGTAgccaaggaagaagtacatgggggagcGCAGACTCTTACTGACACTGACCGTCACAATGATGAGGCCATTGCCCACCACAGTGGCCAGGTACACGGGGAGAAACAGCACAAAGCATGCTCTCTGCACCTCTGGATCCTGGAAAAGGACAGTGATAATTAACTCAGTCACATTATTTGTACTGGCCATGGAGATTCAGTTCAGTTTTGCTAGATGCCAGAAAGTGGGAGACCTGAAATAAAACAATGATTATAACATAAATCCACCTTATTTATACCACTATAGAGAGTGTAAATCACTTATTCACTTAGTGAATACCTActaaattattgtttaaaaaaagcattttaactctctaaattattttaattcacttaattttaCTATTAGAAACTTAAGACTCAGAAAATAGAtatttgctcaagatcacacagaAAATTGTAACTCTGGGACTCAACAAGTCTTTCTGACTTTCAGTCCAGGAATCATTCTAAATAACCACAAGATATTCTGAATTTGAGAGCTATTCAGGTTAATAGCCTATATTTATATTATCTATACTGCATTTTGATCAGTCTTCCTCTTATAAAATATCCTGAACATACATCTGCTTCCATATTCCTTGTTCCTTCCTCAGTGCCTCAGGGAATAACAGTCATTTTCCATAATTATCcctgaataccacagactgggaaaattataaagaatagtgGTTaataggaattagatcagaaatgtGGCAATTGCTAGAATAAAAATGTAGGCCCATATTATATCTCATGATGTTAGAGTATATCAGTAAGTACTGAAttctccttcttttatttctttggactctttccattatttttcattgCAAACAGGTGCAACTTCTAGACGCTTTTCTATTCCTTTGTCATGAAATATTGAATCATTTTCTAAACTACATTTGTAATAatctgaactttctttttttacaagTTTGAGTATTATTCATATATAGAtaatgtttatgattttttaattatttattttttattttttacagacttcattttgattcattttgattcatcgtacacaaatggggtacatcatttcgtttctatggttgtgcacataACTGCATGTATAAGAGcttaaaaagaagtataaaatagAGCAAATCATAGAAGAATACAtggagtaaaatattttatatacaattgAAGAACAGGCAAAATTCATCACTGTACTATTTGGggatggaaaattattttaaaaagagcaaggAAATTATTAACACAAAGGTTAGAATAAGTCTCTTCAGAGAACTATAGAGAACAGAGTGGGCTTAGAAAAGGATAAAGAGGGCACTTCAACTGTATTGGTTTTCTTAAGAAAGGTTATCAGACAAAGTGTTTATGTAATGGAAGTTcttattggctaaattatattgttaaattgtatgcatatacaaatatgtaacaacaaattccaccattatgcacaactataatgtaccaataaaaatatgaaaaaaatgtaagccCAACACCCCAACATATTGGTAGAGGAATTGACTccctttaacaagactcctgaagtgcaagaaataaaaccaaaaatcaataggCAGGatggcaccaaattaaaaagcttctgcacagcaaaggaaacatttaagagcatgaagagagagcctacagaatgggagaagatctttgtcaCCCCCTCCTTAgggcactaatatccagaatatataaagatctcaaaaagtttaaccccccaaaaaataataataataatccaatcaataattgggcaaaaaaaatgggcaaaagaactaaatggacacttctccaaagaaaaaatactaatggtcaacaaagacatgaaaaatgttcaacatctctagcaattagagaaatgcaaatcaaaactacgctaagCTAAGATTTCATcgcagaatggcaatgatcaagaatacaagcaacaataaatgttggcaaagatatattgctggtgggactgcaaattggtgcaatcactctggaaagcagtatgtagattcctcaaaaatctaggacCAAACTGCcttttggcccagctatcccattcctcagtacaTATCcaaaaggacctaaaatcagcatactaaatcaatgtttatagcaacacgattcacaagagccaagctatAGACCAATCTAGGTTCTCTTCAACAGatcagtggataaagaaaatgtgatatatatacacaacatagTGTTACTTAGCCAGCAGAAAGGTGAatttatggcatttaccagtaaatggatacaattggagaacatcatgctaagtgaaataagccagtccccaaaagtcaaaggtcaaatgacATGTGGAAATATCAAatagtccaaaataagggggcAAAggggattccatcaaaatacaaaaaggatcAGCAGagtgcagaagacatgtttgggtaaccctaagattgtggctggcgttgagccaagaggtggttaacacggtgtgatctacttttgcctgattagttaatgtctcctctgcgctagtggtcaacagatattcctcattctttcttgattggtacagaggggcgtgcttcaattgtgctaagcctaagctgattggctgccttaagtatataagacacacacctataggaagcatgGTGGATAAGCAGCACCTCAGGTTGCAGATCGCAGAACACAGGATAAACCACACCTCTAGATCGCTGGGCggaggataagcagcacctctgaatgatggcagaacgcagaaggcagatggcagatcacagaagaagcacctctgatagcacgcacctttagtttgcaggactctaagaagatatagatctctgaaagtgtagcaagtctcttttcctgataagcaaagtctctcttcctctaagctctaagcaaagcctgtcttcctctaaaagcaagtaagcctctctctatatatacactaatgaacaagcaagaaagcagcacactaaagagaaagataatagaagtagctcagtttacagtccacctccaataaatacccgtgcaattgttgctgcaggcggtaacaatatcCGCGCgacagcagagtagaggaaggggattgaaggggtgggaagagggacaggataagggaagaacagtagaatgaatctgacctaactttcctgtgcacatatatgaatataccacaattaaTCTCACCATCACATATATCCACAAAACGCTAACTAAAAAAACTCTAAGTAAATAGCAGAACTATCAgtgaagtagaggaaagggaacagggggagggacaggggaagtactggggactgaattagagcatattatattccatgcttttaaaattatgtcaaaatgaatcctaatgttatgtataacaacaacaacaacaaaaaaaaacttttttaaagagtAGAGGTTAATTAGCTCACAATTCTGCAAGTTAGGAAGTCCAAAAGCATGGCCAGGCCTCTCTTCAGCACCTGGTGCTGGCCTTCCCCATGGGTCATGGCATAGCAGAGAGCATCATGTGGGAAGCAGAGCAAGTACACCAGGGACTCCCTTTTACAAGTGCCAGCCCTCAATAATCCATTAACACACGAATGGATTAAGACAATACTCCCAGAAGTtttacctccaaataccatcaaaaTATGACTTTTGAGGATTAAGTTTGCAACACATCAACTCAGGGGACTCAGCTAAACCATAGCAGGGAATTTCTCACTAATAACCCTCCCTTTCCAAAAGGTGCTCTGTGCTGTCTTCTTTCCTCAGTCACACCAGTCCTCGATTCACTCTGGACAGAGTCCATTTCTAGTCTTGCAGTTTGAATGAATCTGTTTCTATGACAAATGCTCGAATACTCTGGAGAAAGATGAGTTTActagtttttctccatccttccaCTATTCTTTTCACACTTTCTACCATGCATACTATTGCAAATTACTAAGTTCAAAGAGCTTGACCCCTGAGAGTCTTATTATAGCTGGTCAGTAGCTTCTTATGGTTCCATTTTGGAAgtcaccagaaaaaaataacaggagtGAGGATTTCTAATTTACTTCTCTGGAACAAATACATACTGGGAACCTCTTACATATCTAAACACCCAATAGATTACACAAAAGTAATGTGGATCGCAGTACACACGTTAAGCTAACAATATCATGTTACTCAAAAACAATATCCTCTAGAAGAAGGTGTCCCTATTGAAATTTTTAACACATATGATTCAGGcaaaataaggaagagaaaatataaatttgtattccctaattttttaaaaaatttatccctCTTATTTTCCCTTATATCTGATTTCATAGTGAATTTTTTCCTGAATACACATTAGACATCTGAAAACACACCCCAAACAACAAGGAACAGAATCACCACAGAACACAAAAGTCAAGATGCAACAGATGAAAACAAATCAGTGTGTGTCATAGTCCTCAGGTGAGGATGCATTCTGAAGTTCGAGATTCAGTAAAGTCCTTGAACCTCAAGGAACTGAGAAACAAGTGTTCTGGAGCTAGAGAATTCATAGAGAAAGAGATCTCAGCTTCTCAGAGACTCAAAGAAAACACTTCATCCTCATATTTGTAGTCCATAATTCAATCCATTGTGCACTTAGGTGCCAAGAAAAGCTTCTCATTCCTAAAATAAGGACttctgtttttctggttttggttgggtttggttgttgttgttttgtttatttgtttgtttgtttgtttgcctcaGCTAGTTTTGATGGGGTTCTACTTCCTCTCAGCAAAATTCCCATAATGGAAAActaggggaaaaattaaaaatcaaactgcAGACCACTGGCGACTATAAGAAATTTCAAATGGAATTACTGGTTAGAaagcacaattttaaaatattgtgtctaCAGTTCATAAGAAACTTGTTAAAACACGAAGCACTTAAAATGGGAaatatccaaaaacaaaaaccataacattccactgAAGAATGTAAAGCAATATATGGAtggaaaagtaaatatatatcactgccaaaatatttttaatcatacaTTTTTGAATACTAAAATTTCAAGACAATTATGCATCAATTCTCCctaaattttaattctgcctaatTTATCTATAAATATAGGCATCCTCAACTAAAATCCAAtggaatttttctgtatattaattcaacaaaattattctgaagtaaatcttcaagaaaatttttctaaaacatcTATAAACACtctaataatgaaaattaataaggTGAATTTATCATTCTGTTAGTGACTTTTTTCCACTAGGAGTGAGTTCCAGGGATCCAAACATCACTAAGCTATCTCCTTACCTTGGAAAATCAAATAGCTGAATAGGTCAGGTTATGAGAATCCTCAAGGATCACCTTTCCACATCCTCACTCACAAGTCCAACAAGTACTTGGACAGAGGCAACAGTTGCAACTGATGGGACTAAGTCATGAAGCCACAGATCACCTCCAGGCAAGGGTCCACTGGAAGGTACTTCCATGACCACATCAACCCCCAAGCAGTTCAGACTTGTAGTTTTGATGTCAAATCTGAGTCATGCCTGTGCCTCGTTTCTCATATCCAGTTCTTGCCCCTGGACACCAGATCCTGGTATGCCCTGTTCTCCCTGTTCCAGCTGCCAGCCCCTGCTCACCCTGTAGTCTGATGCCTGAATTACCGAAACCTCTTAGTCTTCAGATTCTCCTTCATCCACACTGAATCTGCAGTCAGAAATTTGCTTCCTATTCTGATGGTATATGCAGTATTTCGGGTTGACACTTTTATCCATCATTAAGAGATTAGTACAGATTGCAGTTTTCCTATGTCTTCCATATTCCTCCTACCCCAAaaagtctgctttttttttctttttttttttttttttttgtgaggtgGGATCCTAGGGATTGGGCTGTTCTTACCCCCACTACCCAGAAAGCATCCGCTCTGCTGTCCCCAGCTTAAGCCATCTTGTGCCCTGGACTTATCCCTTCCGCTCAcccatccttttaaaatttatatagaatttcAGCATCATCCAAAAGTAACCAGACAATGCCTAATATTAGGTAAGAAGTCGATTTGTGTGCTGGTTCTGTTAGTATTGTTGAAATCACAAACTCCAGGAGAGGACGGGGTTTTTCAATGTCTGTTGCTTTCAGTATAAGAGGACTCTCTATTCTGAGAccttgaattgatttttttcccctcttaaaaTAGCCTGAtcaaccaattttaaaaaagaaatgctattaaGTATGTTGCCTGTGGTTTAAAATGACTAATAGgttctgggaaagaaaaataatatttgatttagAACTTTAAATGCTACTTAGACTTGAATGGGTGTGAAGtatgaatattttgtttatgGAGGACATGTGGGAAGATTTTGAGTTTCAGatgggagaaatattttatagtgCTATcactgtcaaaatattttttttacaaatagtAAAGATATTTAagcagtggggaaaaaaaagaaaagaaaatgtttcctatACACTTGTTTCCTTAGACCACTCGACTACTTAGGAATAACCAGGACAACCATGAATTCTACTCCATTCAGGGTTCTCCATCCATCCCACCAAACTCCTCTGGTCTTTCCCACCATAAGAGGCTCCCTTCACCGGAAATGCCCTCTTTGGTCCCCTCAAATCTTACCTGTCTTCCAAGCCTAATCCCTATCCAGTGCGCTCAGTGAGTCCTTTCTTAACCGCTCCAACTCATATGAATCCTCCCTTCCTTGaacattggaaaaaatatttttcttaaaaacaaatctgATCATGTTACTTTCTACATGAAGTCCACCAACACTCCCTGCTGCCCACTGCCTAAGAACTGATGTTCTCAGCAAGGAGTCCAAGCTCCTTCTTGCCCTGACCAGGCCAGCCTTTGCATCCCTATTGTCCTTCCACTAAGGAAGACCTTGTAGCTCTTTCCTaacctggaggtcttctctttcttcactgCTTGGTATTCCTTCTTTCAGACTTCTTTCTAGAACCTCACCAGTACATGAATAAAATACCCGCGCCTTTGTGTTGCTCTGGCACATTATCATATAGCTTTCACAGCGATAAACAGCTTGTTTTGTGATTGTGGTCTCTGTGTTTACATCTTCTGCCAAGAAGTACACTATTTtagaattcaaaattaatttttaatatttttctcaaatccttattattgtttgcattttgGTAGGTAGTAAGGATCtattgaaataagccaaacctttTAGAAATACTCTATGTACAGTAATCCATTAAGTTTTCACAACAAACTTGTGAACTAGGtataattattatcatcattttttcTACATAAGGAAACAGAAACACGAAGAAGTGGATTAAGTTTTCTAAGGCATCACGGTAGCAGAGCCAGTATTTAAAACCACCAAGTATTGAGCTTTTAAAGCACTGCCCTATGTCATTCGCAGGTATAGAGGACATACATGTCACATAAGTGAAGAGTTCAGATTAAATAAGACTTTTCAACCATCAGAGAAGTCATACAGAGGTAAGAGGAGAATTATATACTTTGCAGTCTTCCCAGGCTTCATCGCAAAGAGGAGCAATACCTGATAGCCTTCCTCTTTGAAAACTACTGTTTCCTTCCTGTAACCTCTGTCTTTACTGTATTTGTCCCTCTCTTTTCTACCTCCCACTCACCTGCACCCACTCTCTCTTccactgaaaaatatattttctctcccCAAAACGCTGCCTTCCATAGAAGTATGGAAAGCAAAAGGAACCAGTTGGTAAAAGCCACAACCAGCATCTGACTGAGTAGAACATAGGCCAGGTTACCTGTTGTCCATCACACCAGAACATGATGATAGAATGCAGACCCTGGGCTACAGAAAAATACGAGGAAGCCTGAGGGCTCTTTGGGACTGACTTCAGAGTGAACAAATAGAACTTCTACCCCAGTCGCAGCTCTCCCTGGTATTTCCTGAATAAGACATCACAGAATCCAAAATTGTAAAAGAACTTAAAAGTCATCAAATTTTATGCTATGCATATtttgctgaaataaaaaatatccatGTAAGTCACCagtctcctgccccagccctgccaaGGAGACAGTAAACCAGATTGcctcattttcaaaaatgagttCTTGTGACTCTAACAGAAAAATCGAGTTTCCCAATACACTTCAGCTGCTGAGAAACTTTATGCCTTTCTTCTAGTC of the Sciurus carolinensis chromosome 11, mSciCar1.2, whole genome shotgun sequence genome contains:
- the LOC124959935 gene encoding olfactory receptor 4B1-like, yielding MASTNNVTELIITVLFQDPEVQRACFVLFLPVYLATVVGNGLIIVTVSVSKSLRSPMYFFLGYLSLVEICYSSTVVPKFITDLLAKVKTISLKGCLTQIFFFHFFGVTEILLLVVMTYDRYVAICKPLHYMNIISRQVCNMLVAGSWLGGFIHSIMQVLVTVPLPFCGPNVIDHYFCDLQPLFKLACTDTFVEGIVVLANSGLISVLSLIILVSSYIIILSSLRNHSAEGRRKALSTCASHITVVILFFGPAIFLYMRPSSSFTVDKLVAVFYTVIMPMLNPIIYTLRNAEVKIAMRKLWGRRNSRLE